In Enoplosus armatus isolate fEnoArm2 chromosome 2, fEnoArm2.hap1, whole genome shotgun sequence, one DNA window encodes the following:
- the cabp2a gene encoding calcium-binding protein 2a: MGNINKASKKNSKRKKGESPVERSSTPLAATMLGGLGGAGEVDTDDEDEGGSERDFDEPLCALVKNCNMLHNLVGPACIFLRQGFAQSQLDRDLRPEEMEELREAFREFDKDKDGFISCKDLGECMRTMGYMPTEMELIELSQQICGGRVDFEDFVELMGPKMLAETADMIGVKELRDAFKEFDSDGDGQISLGELREAMKKLMGEQLNHHEIDEILRDVDLNGDGQVDFEEFVRMMSR, encoded by the exons ATGGGAAACATCAACAAGGCTTCTAAAAAGAACAGTAAACGGAAGAAG GGGGAGTCACCCGTAGAACGAAGCAGCACCCCATTAGCCGCCACCATGCTGGGGGGCCTGGGTGGCGCAGGTGAGGTGGACACGGACGACGAGGACGAAGGAGGGAGCGAGCGGGATTTCGACGAGCCCCTGTGCGCTCTGGTTAAGAACTGCAACATGCTGCACAACTTAGTGGGGCCTGCTTGCATCTTCCTCAGACAGGGCTTCGCACAGAGCCAGCTT GACAGAGATCTACGACCAGAGGAAATGGAAG AGCTGCGTGAGGCATTCAGGGAGTTTGACAAAGACAAGGATGGCTTCATCAGCTGTAAAGACCTGGGCGAGTGCATGAGAACTATGGGATACATGCCCACAGAGATGGAGCTGATAGAACTCAGCCAGCAGATCT GTGGCGGCAGAGTGGACTTTGAGGACTTTGTGGAACTGATGGGTCCCAAGATGCTCGCTGAGACTGCAGACATGATAGGAGTCAAAGAGCTGAGGGACGCCTTCAAAGAG TTTGACTCTGACGGCGACGGTCAGATCAGCCTTGGGGAACTGAGGGAAGCCATGAAGAAGCTAATGGGGGAGCAGCTTAACCACCACGAGATCGACGAGATCCTGCGAGACGTGGACCTCAATGGGGACGGACAGGTGGACTTTGAAG AGTTTGTGCGAATGATGTCTCGCTGA